A genomic window from bacterium includes:
- a CDS encoding ATP-dependent Clp protease proteolytic subunit — MYYMPIVVEQTARGERAYDIYSRLLRERLIFIGGPIEDEMANLIIAQMLYLDYEDSEKEIQLYVNSPGGSATAGLAIYDTMQFLKSPVSTICVGLAASAGAIILAGGTKGRRFALPYSRMMIHQPWGGAQGSVSDISIQTKEFLAIRQILDEILAQHTGQPLERVQRDTDRNFWMSASEAQEYGLIDDVIKPRSGNRPT, encoded by the coding sequence ATGTACTACATGCCGATCGTTGTCGAGCAGACGGCCCGCGGAGAGCGGGCGTACGATATCTACTCCCGGCTCCTCCGGGAACGTCTTATCTTCATCGGCGGGCCGATCGAGGATGAGATGGCCAACCTCATCATCGCCCAAATGCTGTATTTGGACTATGAAGACTCCGAAAAGGAGATTCAACTCTATGTAAACAGCCCGGGCGGGTCGGCCACCGCGGGGCTCGCGATTTACGACACGATGCAGTTCCTGAAGTCGCCCGTGTCGACCATCTGCGTAGGCCTCGCGGCCAGCGCCGGGGCGATTATATTGGCCGGAGGAACGAAGGGACGGCGGTTTGCGCTGCCGTACTCTCGCATGATGATTCACCAGCCGTGGGGCGGCGCACAGGGTTCCGTGTCGGATATCAGCATCCAGACGAAGGAGTTCCTCGCGATCCGGCAAATTCTGGATGAAATCCTCGCCCAGCACACGGGGCAGCCGCTGGAGCGCGTGCAGCGGGATACCGACCGGAATTTCTGGATGAGCGCCAGCGAGGCGCAGGAATACGGGCTCATCGACGACGTGATCAAGCCGCGGAGCGGGAACCGGCCTACATGA